Genomic segment of Juglans microcarpa x Juglans regia isolate MS1-56 chromosome 7S, Jm3101_v1.0, whole genome shotgun sequence:
AAATGGGCGATTCGGGTGCGAACCTACTTGGAGGGTCAAGATCTCTGGGAGGACATAATTAACGATAACGAAAACGCAACGCCTTTacatgaagatgatgatgatgaagatgctATTAAAGTTCGGAGAAGGAGGAACTTCATGGCTTTACATGTGATCCAGACTTCATGCGGTCCAGATGCATTTTCCGAGATTAGCACAATTCGTTCAGCCGACACTGCTTGGCAAACTTTGAAAACGAAGTATCTGCTTGGTGAgtcagtttctctctctcaacattGCCGCGTACGCTAAAAAATTGCTTAATTAATTGCAGATACGGAAATAGACCATCTCATGGAAAACAATTGCAGATAAGGGCAACATTAACATTGACAAGAGCTATCTTCAGTATGCGGACTTGTACATGGCTGTGCATGATGGTAATTGGACTGCTGCAAAGGAGTTTCTTGAGTCTCAACCAGAGGCAGTAAGAATGGCAATCACATATGAAGGCGAAACGGCTCTTCACGTTGCTGTTACTTTTGGACATGCTCGTATAGTCGAGAAGTTGGTGGATTCAGAGCTAATGTCGGAAGAAGACTTGGGAATTGAAGATGGTGACGGGTACACAGCTCTAATGAAGGCTCTTGTATATGGAAGATCCGAACTGGCGCGCTATTTGTATACTCGCACTGTTCTGCTGAAGGATCTGGTGCTTGCAGAACAAGGCCTCAAAGGAGCTATGCTTCTTACCCGTGCAATATATTCCAGAAATTTGGGTAACAACGTAGTACTCTTTGTTTTACTTACTATCCAATTAATATGATTGTCCGTTATTTCCGATCCTTTGAAATCTTGgcattataatttaattaataattccTTTTTTGATATTCATGATTCTTTTATTGTACCTACGTCTCTCGCACAACGCAACTGTCAACAGATCTTGCTTTGGATTTAATCCGGCATTACCCACGTTTGACACTTGCTCTTGACGACCGCGGCGAGTCCCCCCTCTTAGCATTGGCTTCTATGCGCCACGCATTTCGGAGTGGAAAGCGACTCGGGTGTTGGAAAAAATGGATCTATTCCCGTTAGtaccactctctctctttctcattaGTCATTACTAGAGTACTTTGCCACCACTTCGAACTAAGTTTAATTGTTGCACATTGTGGCTGATAGAAATCAACACATTTACCAATGAATCTTGAATTATTAATGCTATGGAAAATGTTACTTTTCCAGCTGGGCTCGgttgggattttttattttttattttttattttttgttttttacatagtaattaagaaaatatttttttaatgatgttatattttttaaaaatatttaaaaatgttagaaaaatacatgtaaaaaaaaaaggaaaagaaaatacaaaatatactaGCGGGCCCCCAATAGAAGCTCCCAGCAGTGGCTTCGATATGGTTTGTTCGTTTGAAggcttatatataatatatatatatatatatatcctggaTAGTGCTAATGTTATATAtgctattattcttttttattgtttcttgaaaacaaaattgTTCATATCCAAGACCTGGATTGACAGTACTTGATGATATATCCAATTGTCACGGGCTTAAGACTTGTTGGCCTTTCTTGCTTAAAGGTAGACGCATTGATCAACCGGCTCCTTCAACCAGCTGCTTTGAAACTCGTTTGAACATTTCCAACGTTCAAAATGGCCGCCAACGCAATCAAGTTCAAGCGATCGAGTTAGGTATCTTTCTGCCTTAACTTATTAACTTTCCCTAATTCTTGGCTATTAACATTTGagaaatatcatttattttaatttggaaaCTTCAGTTTTCACTATTTATGTAGATCTCTCCCTTGTAAACTGCCGTATGATTTTGATTAATATCTTAATAaagcaaataaagaaaaaagaaaatctcaaataataaagCAAGTTCTCCCTTCCATCATAAAACAAGTAATTGGCCTTCTACCTGGAGTTAATTAACTTGttctgtttttgttgttgtcCCTTCGTAGCAGCGATTGCTGATCACTGTTCTAGCTAGACATCTACTGCCAGCTTGTTATATTTGTTTCAGTGGTTTCCAGGAGTTAATTAATGAGATTTTAGCCATGCATGGggacttgtaaaaaaattaagaattggTGGAACTAATTTGATGTCTATAAGTACTGAAAAGATTTTGTTCATTTTGCAGTGCCAGCAGTACTGTTTCGCCATCTAGTTTCAACGACTGTCCGCAAGTACTTGTTGGGTATACCGTCTCCACTCCATCATAAATTATATCttcataatttttgtttgaaatttttattacttattaatGGACTTAACTAACAATGACAAatccatccaaaaaaaaaaaaaaaagaaactaacaatGACAATGTCAATTTTGCTCTAcaaaaagttaattcaaaaattcagataaaagaaaactcaaaactgACTGACACATATAGgaaaaaaactacttttaaTTATAAGACTATGCCGCCGGGTTTAGTTTTACAAACCTTTCAAATCATATCATtacatctaatctcatctcaacatctcaTTTCGACATCTAAACACCATTCAAGCACAagcatttctcaattttaaatttttaaatttaatcattatctaatcattataacttttccaacattctaaataaaacacaaaaaataattcagtattttcaattctcaaaataaaaattatattctaaccttgttttaactttatgatttttttattcaacttttcctttttcatttttaaaaatccgataaaatattttaattcaaataatttcattattatttacaaattatctcattgttatttacagatttctcatttaatctaatctcatctaTATAACAAACGTGGCCTAagtaattcttttcttttttaaaaaagaatataatacaaagaaaatttccttataaatattttagccatGGGAACTTgcaaaacattaattaatttgaacaaGAAATATTCTACTAGCTTTGTTTTGGTGGAACTTTTATGATGTCCATGCgaactgaaaatatttttttcgcTTTGTAGTGCCAGCAGTAGGGTTGCACGATCTAGTTTCATCATTGTTGGGTATAGTACTGTCTCCACTCCatcaaaatcatatcttgataatttttatttgaaatttttgtactctttttttttttgctatggTTTAATCCAGTTAAACTGCCATTGTTTCAATAATTGTCAAAGGAATCAAGCGATTGTATGAAATGAAGAAGATCAATATCCAATCCGAGGCACTTCTTTCCTGCATGTGTGAGGAGATATCAACATCATTAATACAAGCTGGACAACCTGAAAACATCAATGGGGTTTATGATGCAATGAGTCGTGCCGTCAAGAATGGAATTTCCGAGTTTGTTTTTAGGGTAGCAGGGATGGATCGGagctttttggaaaataaatataaaaattcgaGGAACCTACTTATGCTTGCTGTTCTCTATCGTCAATCTAAGATCTGTAGCCTTATACGTGACCTTGATACGAATAACACTTTGACATCTTATGTAGATCGCAACGATAATAACATGTTACACATGACAGGGATGATAGAAGATTCTACTGTACTTAATCAAATCTCTGGTGCAGCGTTACAGATGCAAAGAGAGTTACAATGGTTTAaggtcatctctctctctctctctcttttagtTGTGTTTTCCCTCCCTTCTAGTTTTTCTTATTCTGTAAAGGAAACAAGATACGTACACATGAACAAACTCAATACGACCAAACCATGAATGCTCATAACTACCCAATTTTCTTCAAGAACACACCATACCTAAACATATGAATCGAGAGGTTGTCCAACTTCCTGTCTAACTTGTATGGTCTAATTTGTGAAAAGAAAGTCATAATAATAAACTTGTGGAATTCATACTATCCAATAGTCTCACACATGCAACACACCATATGTCTCTCTATAATTATACCTATAGCCGATCCATTGCTTCAAAGGATCGAGAGACGTTGtatcaaaagaaaaactaaatctatttataagctTCTCATCTACACACCCAATACACCTTTCAATTCCATATCTACTAGCATATAAAAAGGTATTGGccatttaaactttttttacaaGTACTGTAACGTGTCCCAAAATACGAAATAGTTTTACAcaccaaattataaatagtagaatttattaaaaaagaaagaagaaaaaagccTAACGACACTGCTCAAGACAAAATACAAGtggaattagaaaaatataagactTTCTTCGTAACAGTCACCATGCACAATCGTTTTAGAGATCACAAGCTCCAACATATGACATACTAAAAGTAAAACATGTCACCTGATCTGATTAAAATCGATAGTTCCAAAAAGACAACCAAAAATAACTTTAGGCACCAATGCTCTTTGAGGGCTAATGCTTTGTATTTGAAACGAACTTTCAAAGGATTTATTAGGAAAACAGAGTAGTAGGATTGGTACTCTTCTAATCATTTATTAGGATCTTCGACAGTAAAGCTATTCCAGATGGCCATAAACCCCCAGTCTCTCAAAGATAACCCTCAATCGTTCATCCTCATCACAGCATCTGGCTTCCCTCCCTCGTTAGGATTGGTACTCTTCTAATCATTCCTAGTGTTTTTATCCTTTTCAATTTAcacatttgaaatatattatatacgcGCGCACGCAAACAATTTAATAATGAGAGTTGGCTATTTTACTATAAACTGTATTTTCATAAAGCCATATCATCATGAACCATCTCACTCTATTATTATTGAATAACAATTAATGTTATTAAGCCAAGCCACATCGTCTAGTCTTCCTTTATGCTACTGATATATAACATGTTGTATCAAgttatgaaataagaaaaaatatgtcAAATCAAAttgttaaacttttttttatacatacTCCAAAATCTCCAAAGTATGAAGTTTAATTATAGTTTTTATATcaaaatgtctctctctctctctctcacacacacacacacacacacacacacacacacataattgGCTACGTTTCTACATTAATTGAAGTTAATAGTCTTTCAATTTTCCTAAAACGTGCTCTTTTGTTCTTGTCTTTTTTCCTTGGGCATTTTATAGAAATAGCTTTTTTTATCGCCCTTTTCACTTAAGCTAATTTTGCAAGGTCTGAAAATTAGGAATGTTTGGATGCTTGGAGTATctcataattttgtgaataatagtgaaattgtttgagtaaAGATATTATATTGAGTTTTGGAATACGAGAGagaataagttgaataaaaatattataatgttaaaaaactgtttgaatataacttttaaatattatttttgttttgaagtttgtaaaagttgtattaatttttgtatttaaataattattaagtaatgattagatgaaaattttgaaactttgaaattgaaaagtattttgtgtttgagaataaaattatgagaagttttgagaattctcaatgtccaaacatgccctaaaaTTGCAATGCTCAATGGAAGGAGAGTTGATTCCAAATAGAATAATGAGAATTCAACCAAGATTTTGTAAATCAAAATGTTGAAACTTTTTTAGAGGGCCTACGTACCTATCTGTTGTATAATGCCTCAACATACACCAACTTAATTACATTGAGTGTTTTTCGTTTAGTATGTTTAGTTACACTAGTTCACttagtatttgaaaaattattagatgCGAAAGCATGAATAATGTGGTATTTCAattctataacaaaatattGTACCACTGACATTACTTACATaagttctaatttttaattatatggtACTCTATAATAGGATGAAAATATTGTGTTCGTACTTGAAAActacaaaataatgaaatttagtgtgtgtatatatatatattattttgtgtaaggtttagttttttgtctttctaattgatttatatatatatatattatatatcaattacataatatatatatatatatattatataattgattttcgtagcatttttttaacaaatgtaGGGGGTGGAGAGAATTATCAATCCTAAGATGAAAGAAGGAACTAACAAAGATGGTTTAACTCCCCGAGAACTATTTACAAAGAACCATAAGAACATGATGgaaaagggagagaaatggATGAAGGacacatcatcatcatgtacAGTGGTGGGTGCTCTGATTGTTACCATTATGTTCGCTGTAGCTTTTACGCTTCCGGGTGGTAATGATGAAACTACAGGCATTCCAACattctcaaagaaaaaattgtttataCTCTTTATAATATCCGATGCattgtcccttttctcttcctCAACTTCAGTGTTGATGTTTTTGGGAATCCTCACATCACGTTATGCAGAAGAAGATTTTATTGTGTCTTTGCCGAGAAAGATGATACTAGGTCTTTCCACTCTTTTCTTCTCTATTGCTACCATGATGATAGCCTTTTCTGCTACTCTTTTAATCATCCTACATGAGCAATTACCAATTGCAATTCCTCTAATTTGTTTGGCAAGTATTCCGGTTACCTTCTTCGTATGGATTCAGTTCCCTATTCTTAAAGATATGATCAAGTCGACCTATTTCTCCCGCATCTTCAATGGAAAGATGAAGCCTGATTTTAAGTAATCCATTGTACAATATGGTGTTTTGCAATATAACCTTAAGATCTCTTTGGTGGCAATGCAAGAGATTGCATGCTTGTACTTTGAGGCTACAAGGAAGAAGACTTCAAATTAAGGGCTTGAGAGAGAATTTAAAGGTTTCTCTTTCGGTAGAAATTTTTGTTTAGTGTGTATGCAAGACTTGGATGCATGTATTAAGATTTTAGGTTTTAGTGTTTTTTGTTATCACTACTATGTACTCTTTTAACTCCATTTTTGAGttagtatattaatttcttCCTATTCGTCTTTTACTAGTGGGTGTAGCTTTCTAAGCCTAACGGATCTAAATTCGTCTTTttaaggcccggtttgtattcacaacccatcttaattcatctcaactcatctcactactattcactactattcaacaactttaactcacaaatttcactactattcacaacccatctcactactattcacaactcatctcaactcatcttcgaatccaaacgataccttacTCTTTTCAACTTCAACACCAACCCATTCCTTAGTATTCAACGCCATAAATGAAAGGAAGATCCAAATGAAAAATAGGAGTCGGGTAGAAGCGTGAGAAATGACCTTGCCATTCATCTCTTTGAGTGCCTCTTTTTAGTGTACTCTATGAATGCATAAGCTTTGGACCTTTTAGGAATACTTTCCATTATAAATTTTAGCTTCACTCACGCCTTCTCCTTGTGGTAAACCACTCTCCAATCCACTTTATAAGTCATCAATTGACAGTTGACACTCATGTTTGCTTCCCATTGCAACGCCATGCATGTTCTGTCACAAACTCGACTCACCTAGCTACGTGATcttctatatcatttacttttgTTATGCATTACAAAGATCTCGATATATGGTCAAAAATTTCTATCTGAACAGGCCACGATAatccttatttctttttctcatttataATTAGTAAtgaaagaaattacaaaatataaaaataaattgaaacgaAGATGATCTAGAgaaaatgagggagagagaCTTTAAAAGCTACATGTTTACCATTCTCAATTTTGGTTGAATAACAAAGATCGGTTcctatttatatatagagaaattaattacatagagatgagataaatattgtgaaaattaaatttcatgttcatttgataattattaaaatcaaattaagataataatCTAATCAAATTCTTGATTTAAGACTATCTCTAACTATGAGACGAGACATATGAAGATGGagttagtttttatattttcgggGCGGGACGAATACCATAGTTATTTGGCgaatgaaaaatcaaataacatacCGAGGAGGAGTTGCTACCAATCGAAAGGTTAGATTAGCTATAATTGTTGTGTGTATGTAATTgatttaaacattttatttataagttagtCTAGAATACACacgtgatatgatatgatttgatttgtaacaGAAGTTAAATCGACTTGTAAGTAGGGATCAATTTTAATTACCAATCTAAGAGGAAGTGCATTCTAGCATCTTGTGTAAGGACAAAGCACTGTTTTCAAATCATACTTAGAATTAATTCGAGGTTTTACTTGCAAATGAGTTGATATTAATAGGCATTTGTGTTCTTTAATgtctcatatttttcttttatatataccCTCCCATTCCTCTTCCACTCAACCATTTGCTCTCCTCCCTCTACTCCTGATCTCTTCTCCTTGTCTCCTCTTAAGGCCACGTGGAAACCTCCTTCTACACGGACATGGAGGAAGGGTAACAGTCATGGAGAATCGTAGTGATCCAATAATAAGATCACAACTCCCACCTCAATGTTCATAAAGGACGTTGAGCAACAAACGGTAAATGGTCATACGGGGGGATAGAAGGGAAAGAGGAAAATGTTAGACCCCGATCCAAAGTAAAAAGCCCAActttacaaagaaaaataaaagtaaataataaaaatataagatgttTATTGTCTCAGAAAATTTCTCCCTTTTCACCCCTTTTTCCCTCCTTTCCAAATCTCCAACAAATTCAAGAACCACGTACATGATCTATACATTATAAAGTCGtacaatttaaaagaaaaagctcCTCTCTCCTACGAAGGTCCATAACCAATCTATTACCTTGTTATAAGACGCCCCATGCTACAACAACGTACGTTGAATTTAACCCTCCACAAAAATCCAGCTCAAAATAACATCaagtttaaagttgaatttttatatttataacataacGTCACTTCAATGCTCATTTTTCATTACATAGGCATATATACACATGCTAAGCTTACTCGGGGCTGCTCATGTATTTAGTTTTTTGACAAAGGgatcacttttttaaaaaaaaaaaaaaaaaggctcaaaATAGCTGTATCCAATTAcgctcaaatataaaaataaagcaaattctGACAAGTGTGTTCTTGAAATTATGGAGATGTTAATTTGCTTAATTAATAGTAATGTTATGTACAATTTTGTAGGTGTATAAGCCTATGCACTCCATATAACAAAATTGGGATTTCCTATTAAaaggtagatttttttttttatatggatcttAAATTTGtccattcttaaatttctacattCAGTGAATTGCGTTTATGATCTGTAAACCAAACTCGCTAGCTGTTCTCAACTATGAATCCAATAAggaattaatgaaaattaataatattggtgaatatattttgttggttcAACCAGGTTGTCAGTCATGAGTACTGATCACAAATCTcccataaatatttatatatagtcaaCAATCAATATTTGAAGAATGACTGTACTGCTGCTCAATGTAAACATCTTTAACACATTACTTGAGGTATTGAATGATTGATATATTTGGTGACTGGTGCATGATGGAGCATGGCTGCTGGAGTTCAGGGTGCATTGTTTTTCTATGAAGAATGATGCATAATGTCAGAAAAGTTCATTATAGCTGCTTAGCATTTGCTATTCATGCTAACCCATTCAAGCACTTCAATCTTTTGTTCATTTTAAGAGTACTTTACTTGCCATGCTATAGATATGAAGAAATGCTGCAAAATGAATTGGTGGGAGCATTGTCCATGTTGAATGCACCAGGATGGAGTAGTGGGGAAGATACAAGCTGCTAGGGGAGGGTTACCTAGAACTAGAATCCCTTAAAATTGTTGGGTCCCCATTAACACTACATCTAAATTTCTGCTGAAATATTATTTAGAACAGTaacttgtaaattttaaatgttttgtgTGCCCAAGTTAATTATAATAACCCTAATCATCCGTAGGAATTAGCCGATTAATTCCCACGAAAGACAACTAGTATATATGCGGCAAAGTAGTATCGGGTTTTCATTGATTTTCACTCCTAACTTCGGTTCGTCTAAGAGGATTC
This window contains:
- the LOC121240250 gene encoding uncharacterized protein LOC121240250, with translation METKSTAFSAAVPLLELLDKHNYAKWAIRVRTYLEGQDLWEDIINDNENATPLHEDDDDEDAIKVRRRRNFMALHVIQTSCGPDAFSEISTIRSADTAWQTLKTKYLLDKGNINIDKSYLQYADLYMAVHDGNWTAAKEFLESQPEAVRMAITYEGETALHVAVTFGHARIVEKLVDSELMSEEDLGIEDGDGYTALMKALVYGRSELARYLYTRTVLLKDLVLAEQGLKGAMLLTRAIYSRNLDLALDLIRHYPRLTLALDDRGESPLLALASMRHAFRSGKRLGCWKKWIYSRRRIDQPAPSTSCFETRLNISNVQNGRQRNQVQAIELVPAVLFRHLVSTTVRKYLLVPAVGLHDLVSSLLGIVLSPLHQNHILIIFI